A DNA window from Verrucomicrobiia bacterium contains the following coding sequences:
- a CDS encoding DUF4194 domain-containing protein, whose amino-acid sequence MPTPWPTFTTWQRIQEDDRAAISDILAELLAHGALIGEAGRDRELYLLAREYQRELGEYLAPLHLEVLVDPDRPIMQLRPVPGDCSLIARFNKAETLLVLTLWRIYHDARMENLAATTVITANDIWEKLRLYFAGITPPTEAQLREMLGKLRNRRLVRVEWSEDPTRFGESQVEILPTLPRVIPFENAAAWQQHASLYESTGEPPRDAARNEEEP is encoded by the coding sequence ATGCCCACTCCCTGGCCCACATTTACCACCTGGCAGCGCATTCAAGAGGATGATCGCGCCGCGATTTCAGACATCCTCGCCGAACTCCTGGCCCACGGCGCATTGATTGGCGAGGCAGGTCGCGATCGCGAATTGTATCTGCTCGCGCGAGAATATCAGCGCGAACTCGGCGAATACCTTGCGCCGCTGCACCTGGAAGTCCTCGTCGATCCCGACCGTCCCATCATGCAATTGCGTCCCGTGCCGGGCGATTGCTCGTTGATCGCGCGTTTCAACAAGGCGGAAACGCTGCTCGTCCTGACGCTCTGGCGCATCTATCACGACGCACGCATGGAGAACCTCGCCGCGACGACGGTGATCACCGCCAATGACATCTGGGAAAAGCTGCGCCTTTACTTCGCCGGCATCACGCCCCCGACCGAGGCGCAGCTTCGCGAGATGCTCGGCAAACTGCGCAATCGGCGCCTTGTCCGCGTTGAATGGAGCGAGGACCCAACGCGTTTTGGCGAGTCGCAGGTGGAAATCCTGCCTACATTGCCGCGAGTGATTCCCTTCGAGAACGCCGCGGCCTGGCAACAGCACGCCTCGCTTTATGAATCCACAGGCGAACCACCCCGCGACGCTGCGCGCAACGAGGAGGAACCATGA